The genomic window TGAAGCTGTGAGAAACGGTCGGGGGTGTGCTCGGGCAGGCTGAGGGCAGCGTCGCGGATGGCCCGGTATCCGGTGCAGCGGCACAGATTCCCCGAGATGGCCTCCAGATCAAACGGCCTTTCCCGGTAGTACTCCGAGAACATGCCCATCACAAAGCCGGGGGTGCAGTACCCGCACTGGGAGCCGTTGAAATTCACCATGGCTTCCTGAACCGGATGTCCCCCCAGACCTTCTGCTGTGAGGACCGGATAATCCACCACGCTTCCGGTCAGGGTCAAACAGGCGTTCAGTGGGGTGTAAGGGCTGCCCTGAGCACTGGCAGCCTGCACCACCACTGCACACGCGCCGCATTCCCCTTCTCCGCAGCCTTCTTTGCAACTGGTGTACCCGAGGTCGCGCAGGGTGTGCAGCAGGGGAACGGTCAGTTGCTCTGGGGCCAGAGGGTGATCATGTCCGTTGACCCGCAGTATCAAACCGGATGTGTTTTGGCTGGAAGCTGGAAAATTGCCCTCGTTCATACACCACGTGTCCTCTCACAAAGTTGTATAGCACTCTACCCTTTAGGCCATGAGAAAGATAGGGGCTGAGCCGGTGCCGATCATGCAATTCGTGTTTCTCCAGCACTTTTTCTTGCAGGTCCAGCAAAGCAAAATCGGCATCAAAACCCACAGCAAATTTGCCTTTCCCCTGAAAATTCAAGATGCTTGCAGGATGCTCAGAAAGCAGCAGCGAAGCCTCCTCCAGAGGAATCCCAAGCGTCAAGAGCACGGAGAGGGTGGTTTGCACACTGGAAATGCCCCCCCACGCACGGGCAAAGTCTCCGCGTTTCATCTCTGGTGGGGCAGGGGAGTGGTCTGAGCCAATCACATCCACCCAGCCTTTCTGCACGGCTTTCAGCAGCATTTTGCGGTCCACCTCGGGTCTTAAAGGAGGGGCGCATTTTAACAGGACCCCCTGTTTTTGCAGGTCCTCTTCATTGAAGAACAGGTAATGGGGGCAGGTTTCGATGCTGACTCTGACCCCCTGCTCGCGGGCGTTTAAAGCCAGCATCACCGCCTCAATGTTGGAGAGGTGCACCAGATGCAGGTGACAGCCGGTTTCTTTGGCCAGTTCCAGAGCGATGCTGACCGCACTGTTTTCCGCAAGCGTGGGTCTGGAACTGGTGAAATCCTCAAGTCCGCGGTACGCCCCGAGGTGCTGCGGGTCCTCGGCATGCACGGCCA from Deinococcus misasensis DSM 22328 includes these protein-coding regions:
- the allB gene encoding allantoinase AllB gives rise to the protein MYDLLVQNAILPSGESVSLGVQDEKITLISPEPILDPARVVLDADGLTLVSGVIDMHVHFNEPGNTHWEGVFTGSRAFAAGGGCVFVDMPLNSVPTTLDALSLDLKKQAMGQSQTDYALWGGLTPINLDQMPELAEGGVVGFKAFMSDSGLPEFQNSSVGVLHKGMETAAALGLLVAVHAEDPQHLGAYRGLEDFTSSRPTLAENSAVSIALELAKETGCHLHLVHLSNIEAVMLALNAREQGVRVSIETCPHYLFFNEEDLQKQGVLLKCAPPLRPEVDRKMLLKAVQKGWVDVIGSDHSPAPPEMKRGDFARAWGGISSVQTTLSVLLTLGIPLEEASLLLSEHPASILNFQGKGKFAVGFDADFALLDLQEKVLEKHELHDRHRLSPYLSHGLKGRVLYNFVRGHVVYERGQFSSFQPKHIRFDTAGQRT